One genomic segment of Luteibaculum oceani includes these proteins:
- a CDS encoding TlpA family protein disulfide reductase: MRYLILATFLCLSTFVKAETIVIEGTAEAVYHNKPFYLWETGDAISGKKQLVAKGLVNDLGKFSIEFDCKNTSEYILSIDRISGRFYGMPGQNYSLFFPNLPEGVVRTFSGANEVDLVFYDLTEKDPNLVIGNFNRSLEEFAASNVDIAFTNAYLKGLLDFWKAQAAKVKELDAFSKNYVHFACANALLDGGMDKRKIYEYFLQETELVVNNPELGVFLQDYFSQILEETDRLSGDQVIKITVNVAPRAYKILEELKKNDYLADLKLRELVALQGLKELSSLEGYNKKNIVDLVNQIEVRSIYEDVKRVAKNLSYQLTWLKPGFKLPDFELKSVDGELVTPEKFVGKPTMYFFWAPWSTTSLNEMVQLVADQPNWKKDMNVVLVSVAESKEAELTALNAVPNNNFVKLNTRNQPEVIETYQIKSVPHFLLVDKDGKVVRHYASSLDEIRGTFKKLP, translated from the coding sequence ATGAGATATCTAATTCTTGCCACTTTTTTATGCTTATCGACATTTGTTAAGGCCGAGACTATAGTTATAGAAGGTACTGCCGAGGCGGTGTATCACAACAAACCGTTTTACCTATGGGAAACGGGAGACGCCATTTCTGGTAAAAAACAATTGGTGGCCAAAGGTTTGGTAAATGATTTAGGGAAATTTTCCATAGAATTCGACTGTAAGAATACCAGTGAATACATATTAAGCATAGACCGTATTTCTGGGCGTTTTTATGGAATGCCAGGGCAAAATTATAGCTTGTTTTTCCCCAACCTACCAGAGGGAGTGGTGCGTACGTTCTCAGGAGCAAATGAGGTTGATCTAGTGTTTTACGACCTTACCGAAAAGGACCCTAATCTTGTAATTGGAAATTTCAATAGAAGCTTGGAGGAATTTGCAGCTTCAAATGTGGATATTGCCTTTACCAACGCCTACCTTAAAGGGTTACTCGACTTCTGGAAAGCCCAAGCAGCAAAAGTAAAAGAACTGGATGCTTTCAGTAAAAACTACGTTCATTTCGCCTGTGCAAACGCATTGTTAGATGGTGGAATGGATAAGCGTAAGATTTATGAATACTTTTTACAGGAAACTGAGCTAGTTGTTAATAACCCCGAGCTTGGCGTTTTTCTTCAGGATTATTTCAGTCAAATTTTAGAGGAAACCGATCGCTTAAGCGGTGACCAGGTAATAAAAATCACTGTAAACGTTGCCCCACGAGCGTACAAAATCCTTGAGGAACTTAAAAAGAACGACTATCTGGCTGATTTAAAATTAAGAGAGCTTGTAGCGCTACAAGGACTCAAGGAGTTATCCAGCCTAGAAGGATACAACAAAAAGAACATCGTTGATTTGGTAAACCAAATAGAGGTGAGGTCTATTTACGAAGATGTAAAAAGGGTAGCAAAAAATTTAAGCTATCAGTTAACATGGCTAAAGCCTGGCTTTAAACTTCCCGATTTTGAATTAAAATCCGTAGACGGTGAATTGGTTACTCCTGAGAAATTTGTGGGTAAACCAACCATGTATTTTTTCTGGGCGCCATGGAGTACAACATCCCTAAATGAGATGGTGCAATTGGTTGCCGATCAGCCTAATTGGAAAAAGGACATGAACGTTGTATTGGTTTCTGTTGCAGAGAGTAAAGAAGCCGAATTAACTGCGTTAAATGCGGTTCCCAACAACAATTTTGTAAAGCTTAATACAAGAAACCAGCCAGAGGTAATAGAAACCTATCAGATTAAATCAGTTCCCCATTTCCTTTTGGTAGACAAAGATGGGAAAGTGGTTAGACATTATGCCTCTTCTCTGGATGAAATAAGAGGCACCTTCAAAAAGCTTCCTTAA
- the coaD gene encoding pantetheine-phosphate adenylyltransferase: protein MEKIAVFPGSFDPITKGHESVIKRALPLFDRIVVAMGVNTTKNYLFPKEQRLEWLHQIFEGEPKIEVREYSQLTVDFCKEIGAKYLLRGLRNSLDFNYEKNIAHMNQAMEPDIETIFILTTPDLAAINASIVREIYKNKGNIQQFIPQKINIPQP from the coding sequence ATGGAAAAGATTGCTGTATTTCCTGGGTCCTTCGATCCCATTACTAAGGGTCATGAGTCTGTTATAAAAAGGGCACTTCCCTTATTCGATCGTATAGTTGTGGCCATGGGAGTCAACACAACTAAAAATTATCTTTTTCCAAAGGAACAACGATTGGAGTGGCTTCATCAAATTTTTGAAGGTGAACCCAAGATTGAAGTACGGGAATACTCACAGCTTACCGTTGATTTTTGCAAAGAAATAGGAGCAAAGTATCTGTTAAGAGGCCTTAGAAATTCACTGGATTTTAATTACGAAAAAAACATTGCCCATATGAACCAGGCAATGGAACCCGATATTGAAACCATTTTTATTCTTACTACTCCTGATTTAGCGGCTATTAATGCCAGTATAGTCCGCGAGATTTACAAGAATAAAGGGAATATTCAGCAGTTTATTCCTCAAAAAATAAACATACCACAACCCTAA
- a CDS encoding RsmD family RNA methyltransferase — MRIIGGSLKGRKILLPKRFQSRPTTDFAREGLFNYLENQFDLSSCSAADLFAGSGAISFELVSRGCQKVISLEIDRYNLQALHKNRTEWGLESTLTILRQDAFKWAKKNSEVFEIIFLDPPFSFQSKFQTLVDNILASESLNSNGKLILEHPAEWENQNSDWNCETRKFGNQSFSIFEKA, encoded by the coding sequence GTGCGAATCATAGGAGGAAGTTTAAAAGGAAGAAAAATTCTATTACCCAAGAGATTTCAATCTAGGCCTACCACCGATTTTGCAAGGGAAGGGTTATTCAATTATTTAGAAAATCAATTTGACCTTTCAAGTTGTTCTGCTGCCGATTTATTTGCAGGTTCTGGAGCAATATCCTTTGAGCTGGTATCCAGAGGATGTCAGAAAGTAATTTCTCTCGAGATCGATAGGTATAATCTCCAGGCATTACATAAAAATAGAACCGAATGGGGGTTGGAATCTACTTTAACCATTTTAAGGCAGGATGCATTTAAATGGGCAAAAAAGAACAGCGAAGTTTTTGAAATAATATTTTTAGATCCACCGTTTTCCTTTCAAAGTAAGTTCCAAACATTGGTGGATAATATCCTGGCTTCCGAGAGCTTAAATTCAAATGGAAAGTTAATTTTGGAACATCCAGCAGAATGGGAAAACCAAAACTCCGATTGGAACTGTGAAACCCGAAAATTCGGTAACCAGAGTTTTTCCATTTTTGAAAAAGCGTAG
- a CDS encoding DUF3822 family protein: protein MPEAEVWSEVISLPFNQDQVSVDQIHRVKKFTEGYRIGQNQVYIGISSRMYTIVPRELYDPAKKGEYLIKNTGAKPIELGSVITSPVQILDSYIVFNISNTLDHFLNNHFPGMVLLHEKQSLVAAALSRPESSERQMVVNFSGNHFDIIVVDQRKVKFFNSFSLMSTEDVLYYLLFVTEKLGYDVKSLKIQLFGKIPEQIDKEALLKYLPITSNVDEENEFLSLKFLPRCES, encoded by the coding sequence TTGCCCGAAGCTGAGGTTTGGAGCGAAGTAATCTCCCTTCCCTTCAATCAAGATCAAGTTTCTGTAGATCAGATCCACCGGGTAAAGAAATTTACTGAGGGGTACCGCATTGGACAAAATCAGGTTTACATAGGGATTTCTTCTCGGATGTATACAATAGTACCAAGAGAATTATATGATCCTGCAAAAAAAGGGGAATACCTTATAAAAAATACGGGAGCCAAGCCCATTGAATTGGGTTCTGTAATTACCTCCCCTGTTCAAATATTAGATAGTTACATCGTTTTTAATATCAGCAATACCTTAGATCATTTTCTCAATAATCATTTTCCTGGAATGGTTTTATTGCACGAGAAACAAAGCTTGGTTGCAGCTGCTTTGAGTAGACCCGAATCTTCGGAGCGTCAAATGGTGGTTAACTTCAGTGGAAACCATTTCGATATTATTGTTGTCGATCAAAGAAAAGTGAAGTTCTTTAACTCCTTTAGCTTGATGAGCACCGAGGATGTTCTTTATTATTTGCTGTTTGTTACCGAAAAATTGGGTTATGATGTAAAGTCATTAAAAATCCAGTTGTTTGGAAAAATTCCAGAGCAAATTGATAAAGAGGCCTTGCTGAAATATTTGCCTATTACCTCAAATGTAGATGAGGAAAATGAGTTCTTAAGTCTTAAATTTTTACCTAGGTGCGAATCATAG